One Salvia miltiorrhiza cultivar Shanhuang (shh) unplaced genomic scaffold, IMPLAD_Smil_shh fragScaff_scaffold_43:::fragment_1, whole genome shotgun sequence DNA segment encodes these proteins:
- the LOC131002979 gene encoding MDIS1-interacting receptor like kinase 1-like: MRPHLLFLIPLFFYCSIAFHSVLASTNELSSLLQIKSTLIDPLNQLQNWQENSTDSDKATSPQCRWAGILCSEEGLVVKLDLSSMNLSGVISGHIQHLSSLAELNLSNNSFSSELPRALGNLTSLRSIDLSQNSFVGRFPPGLGASPGLQRLNASSNNFEGLLPYDLGNASSLESLDFRGSFFEGSIPSSFKNLKKLRFLGLSGNNLTGKIPVEVGLMESLETIIIGYNEFEGGIPRELGGLRNLQYLDLAVGTLSGEIPKELGNLKKLTTVYLYQNRFVGKIPPEISGLESVTYLDLSDNQLSGEIPHEVAELKNLKLLNLMCNNLSGEIPQRIGELRNLEVLELWRNSLTGSLPWNLGKDSPLQWLDVSSNFLSGEIPPTLCEQGNLTKLILFNNSFSGGIPGSLANCSSLVRVRIHGNRLSGSIPLGLGALPELQRLEVATNNLSGEIPPDFALSPSLSFIDLSRNRLDCSLPSSLLSIPTLQTFMAASNSFSGEIPDEFQGCPSLSVLDLSHNRFSGVIPRSVASCQKLVNLNLGSNNLSGEIPRAIATMPTLSILDLSQNSLVGRIPQDFGSSPALETLNVSHNNLVGPVPSNGILMTISPDDLAGNPGLCGGAMLPPCSHPLISSSSHSSSKAHLRHVLVGFAVGISAIFVAGAIVFMIRQMYRKWYLCSFTDLFRKSSSEWPWRLVAFQRLNFTSAEILACVKEANVIGVGGTGVVYKAATPQRPHAAIAVKKLWRPSSSEASDVESGDDLFAEVNILGKLRHRNIVRLLGYLHNEADVMMLYEFMPNGSLAAALHGKEAGRVLVDWVSRYNVALGVAQGLAYLHHDCHPPIIHRDVKSNNILLDADFEARIADFGLARTMMHKNETVSMVAGSYGYIAPEYGYTLKVDEKSDIYSYGVVLLELLTGRPPLDPSFGESIDIVEWLRRKVKSKAKSEAALDPDIAGQCKHVQEEMILVLKIALLCTAKLPKERPSMRDVVTMLGEAKPRRKSICQSWGYTASKEKLIFAHSPVIGLL; this comes from the exons ATGAGGCCTCACCTCCTCTTCCTCATCCCACTCTTCTTCTACTGTTCCATTGCTTTTCATTCTGTTCTTGCCTCCACCAATGAGCTCTCATCTCTTCTACAGATCAAATCCACCCTCATTGATCCACTAAACCAGCTGCAAAACTGGCAAGAGAACTCAACAGATTCAGACAAAGCCACCTCACCACAATGCCGTTGGGCCGGCATCCTCTGCAGCGAAGAAGGCCTCGTAGTGAAGCTGGACCTGTCCAGCATGAATCTCAGCGGCGTCATCTCCGGCCACATTCAACATCTGAGCAGCCTCGCGGAGCTCAATCTGTCGAACAACTCGTTCTCGAGTGAGCTCCCGAGGGCCTTGGGGAACCTCACCTCACTCAGAAGCATTGATCTGAGCCAGAACAGCTTCGTGGGGAGGTTCCCACCGGGGCTCGGAGCCTCCCCGGGGCTGCAGAGGCTCAACGCCTCGAGCAACAACTTTGAAGGCTTGCTTCCATATGATCTAGGCAATGCATCTTCTTTGGAGAGCTTGGATTTTAGAGGAAGCTTCTTTGAAGGTTCAATTCCTTCATCTTTCAAGAATCTGAAGAAGCTGAGGTTTTTAGGCCTCTCTGGGAATAACCTGACCGGGAAGATCCCGGTCGAGGTGGGGCTAATGGAGTCGTTGGAGACAATCATCATCGGATACAACGAGTTTGAGGGCGGGATTCCGAGGGAGCTTGGTGGTTTGAGGAATCTTCAGTATCTGGATTTGGCTGTGGGAACTTTGAGCGGTGAGATTCCTAAGGAGTTGGGGAATCTGAAGAAGCTCACAACTGTTTACTTGTATCAGAACAGGTTTGTGGGGAAGATTCCACCTGAGATCTCCGGGTTGGAATCTGTAACCTATTTAGATCTCTCAGACAACCAGCTTTCAGGTGAGATTCCTCATGAGGTGGCTGAGCTCAAGAATCTGAAGCTGCTGAATCTCATGTGTAACAACTTGAGTGGTGAGATTCCTCAGAGGATTGGTGAGCTGAGGAATCTTGAGGTTCTTGAGCTGTGGAGGAACTCTCTTACAGGATCTCTGCCTTGGAATCTTGGGAAAGATTCCCCTCTGCAATGGCTGGATGTCTCATCTAACTTCTTATCCGGTGAGATTCCACCTACTCTGTGTGAGCAGGGGAATCTCACTAAGCTGATCCTGTTCAACAACTCCTTCTCCGGTGGCATCCCGGGGAGCTTGGCGAACTGCTCGTCCCTCGTTCGCGTTAGAATCCACGGGAACCGCCTCTCGGGTTCCATCCCCTTAGGCCTCGGAGCTCTGCCTGAGCTCCAACGGCTGGAGGTGGCCACCAACAATCTGAGTGGCGAAATCCCCCCGGATTTCGCCCTCTCCCCTTCTCTCTCCTTCATCGATCTCTCGAGGAATCGCCTCGATTGCTCGTTGCCCTCGAGCCTCCTCTCCATCCCCACTCTCCAAACATTCATGGCTGCATCAAACAGCTTCTCGGGGGAGATCCCTGATGAGTTCCAAGGCTGCCCTTCTCTGTCCGTCCTCGATCTCTCCCACAACCGTTTCTCCGGCGTGATCCCGAGGAGCGTCGCCTCGTGCCAGAAGCTAGTCAACCTGAACCTCGGAAGCAACAACTTGAGCGGAGAAATCCCAAGAGCAATAGCCACAATGCCAACTCTCTCCATTCTTGATCTCTCACAGAACTCCCTCGTGGGGAGGATACCTCAGGATTTTGGGAGCTCCCCTGCTCTCGAGACGCTCAATGTCTCCCACAACAACCTCGTGGGCCCCGTCCCGAGCAACGGGATCTTGATGACGATCAGCCCGGATGACCTAGCCGGCAACCCCGGCCTCTGCGGTGGAGCAATGCTCCCACCTTGCTCACATCCCCTGATCAGCAGCTCTTCACATAGTAGTAGCAAGGCTCATTTGAGGCATGTTTTGGTCGGATTCGCAGTCGGAATCTCTGCGATTTTCGTTGCCGGAGCAATCGTTTTCATGATAAGACAGATGTATAGGAAGTGGTATCTATGCAGCTTCACAGATTTGTTCAGGAAAAGCAGCTCAGAATGGCCGTGGAGGCTGGTGGCATTCCAGAGGCTAAACTTCACGAGCGCGGAGATCTTGGCCTGCGTGAAGGAGGCGAACGTGATAGGCGTGGGCGGGACCGGGGTCGTGTACAAGGCCGCGACGCCTCAAAGGCCGCACGCAGCCATAGCGGTGAAGAAGCTGTGGAGGCCATCATCATCGGAGGCGAGCGATGTGGAGAGCGGCGACGATCTGTTTGCAGAGGTTAACATTCTGGGCAAGCTGAGGCACCGGAACATAGTCCGGCTGCTCGGGTACCTCCACAACGAGGCCGACGTGATGATGCTGTACGAGTTCATGCCCAACGGGAGCCTCGCGGCGGCGCTGCACGGGAAGGAGGCGGGGAGGGTGCTGGTGGATTGGGTGTCGAGGTATAATGTGGCGCTGGGCGTGGCGCAGGGGCTAGCGTACCTGCACCACGACTGCCACCCGCCGATCATACACAGGGATGTGAAGTCGAATAACATCTTGCTGGACGCGGATTTCGAGGCGAGGATCGCGGATTTCGGGCTGGCGAGGACGATGATGCACAAGAATGAGACGGTCTCCATGGTGGCTGGATCGTATGGCTACATTGCACCAG AGTATGGATACACACTCAAGGTAGATGAGAAGAGCGACATATACAGCTATGGAGTAGTCCTGCTCGAGCTCCTAACCGGGAGGCCGCCATTAGACCCTTCATTCGGGGAGTCGATCGACATAGTCGAATGGCTACGACGAAAAGTGAAGAGCAAGGCCAAGTCAGAGGCAGCATTGGATCCAGACATTGCAGGGCAGTGCAAGCATGTGCAGGAGGAGATGATTCTTGTGCTCAAGATTGCTCTCTTGTGCACCGCTAAGCTCCCCAAGGAGAGGCCCTCGATGAGAGACGTGGTCACGATGCTCGGGGAGGCGAAGCCGAGGAGGAAGAGCATCTGCCAGAGTTGGGGATACACTGCTAGCAAGGAGAAGCTCATATTTGCACACTCACCGGTTATAGGCCTTTTGTAG